The Coffea arabica cultivar ET-39 chromosome 2c, Coffea Arabica ET-39 HiFi, whole genome shotgun sequence genome includes the window ATAATTTCAGTTTTACCTGATTTGATTGTACCCTTGGGTACTTCAGAACTTCTTAAAATGCTCTGTCTATCATTTATTCGTGGGAAGTCGGAATTACTTGCCTGTCTATTATAgaatttgggttaaaaattgtaTGATGCTCTGAATGTTTACCAATATCCCCTTGTTGATTATTTGTGGCATTGGAATTCCTAAGCAAAGCTTTCCAGAACACTTGAGGTATGTCTACTAATCAATTGACCCTGTACACTTGATTTTAGAGAGGAGCTCAAAAGGGGAAAGCAAGTGAGATGATTGGCTTTTCAAGTGCGGCGATATCTGTCCTTGATCACGCTGAGTTGTCTATCACTGAAACAGACAACTCTTCTTTGATCCACATGGACGTGGATCAAAGCTTTTTGCCAATTCCAACTGCAGTAAAGGCTGCTATCTTCGGGAGTTTCTCAAGACAGAACATTGTAGAGTCAGAGACTGAGGTAACAAGGGGGGTAACTCAATTTGTTGGCAGCAGTTATGGTTTCCCAACAGATGGCAGCACAGAGTTTTTGTATGCTGACCGTCCTCTAGCTCTTTTCAATAAGTTGGTCCTTTGCTGCCTTCAAGAAGGTGGAACCTTGTGCTTCCCAGTTGGATCAAACGGGAATTATGTCGCTGCTGCAAAGTTCTTGAGAGCAAATATTCTAAATATCCCAACCAGTTCTGAAGTAGGCTATAAATTGACAGAAAATACTCTTGCTAGAGTGTTTGAGACTGTGAATAAACCTTGGATCTATATTTCTGGACCAACTATCAATCCCACTGGATTACTTTATAGTAATGGAGAGATGAAAGATATATTATCAGTCTGTGCAAAGTTTGGGGCTAGGGTGATAATTGATACATCATTTTCGGGTGTCGAATATAACGATGGCTGGGGTGGCTGGGAATTGAAGTCTACTTTAGCAGCACTAACTTCATCTGCCAAACCATCTTTTTGTGTTTCATTGCTGGGGGGATTGTTTCTGAAGATGCTTACTGGAGGACTGAATTTTGGTTTTCTACTTCTGAATCAGCCTTCTTTGATTGATGCTTTTAATAGCTTTCCTGGGTTAAGCAAACCACACAGTACTATTAAATACGCTGTCAAGAAGTTGTTGGATCTCAGAGAGCAAACAGGAGGAAGCCTACTGAATTGTGTTGGTGGGCAGGAAAAGGTTATGGAAACCAGATATAAGCGCTTCAAAGAGGTAAATATTTCTGTTAAATAAGATCTTCCACTGATTCCATGATTCTTTTGAAATGGTTCCAGTACTCGCCTTTATTGTTTAATTTGACTCTGAATTTCTTATGATTTCTTTGGCCCTAATTGTTCAGCTTCCAAAGTAAGATAGCATCAAATGCATTGTCACCTATCATTTGTGAAAATGCATATCCAGCAACAATAGATTGCATGATGATCTTGAATTTAGTTGTATACCTACCGCTGTGCCATTGACTCTGACAAAATTTACTATTAGTAATGTGGTACacaatttgttcaaaaaggCCAATCACTTTCATTGTTTCAAAAAATGGTGCAGGGTAAATTTAGGTAGAAAAATGTTTACAGATGGAATGACCATCAATTGTAAACTATTCTATAGCCTGTCTCCACtactttttgagtttttttcCGTCGGACTTTGACTATTTTTAGACacagtatgtctagtttgtaaGGTCCATGTTTTCCATATGCTGAACTTCTATTATTTGCTTTGTAGTTTCAATGTTATATGAACCATGACTTGAtgctaatttcttttgattGTGATAAATTTATCAGACCCTTCAAAATTGTGGTTGGGAGGTACTAGAAGCTCATGCAGGTCTTTCTATGGTAGCAAAGCCATCTGCCTATCTTGGTAAATCCATCAAGGTCAGTGAAAATTCAGCTGCCTGGGAAGCCAAGCTTGATGACTCAAATATTAGAGAAGCTATGCTTAGGAGCACTGGTTTGTGCATTAATAGTGCTTCTTGGACGGGAATTCCTGGTTATTGTCGGTTCACAATTGCCTTGGAAGATGGTGAATTTGAGCGCGCATTGAACTGCATTATCAAATTCCAAAAAGCTTTTGGTAATTGAGATGCATACAATCTTGCCATTCCTTCTTAACATTTTCACAACTTGGTGGCTGTGAAGCTTTGAGATAAAAATATGCTCTTAATACACGTCTCGctgtttctttctccttttctttatcCGTCATGCGCATGTTTCTAGATTGTTCCCATGGTTATGAAGTTGGGCTCGCTGGATGACAATATTTTGTCTCGAACATAATGATTCATCTCCATTATGATTCTGCCCCAGTCTTGATTTCTTTGTAAAGACACAATCTCGTGTTTCTGCTGGATAAGAAACTTAAGCGAACCAATTTTGCGAGGTGATGCTACAAAAGTTTTATCGAAGAGAGATTCCATCCATGGTTATCTTGAATTGAATTGGGTTATTTCCAGAAATATTGCATGTCCTCATTGTGCGTGTCAAATACCTCTCTAGCTATTTATTGTACAACTTGCTTAATCTTTACCCAGAAGACACGTTTTTAAGATAAACTTTTGTTGCTATTACAGACATTATTCCGTGGGAAAATGCCCATAATTGGCCAATACAGTACTTGGTGCATCaccaactttctttttttttgtttttttttctttactacACGTGGAAGACGTTGAATTTAAAATCTTCCTCTCACCTTATCGTTCAATTCAACTTTTCTTTCACAtgcatttataattttttttaatctttttttggtATTAAGTGAGGTCTGAAACTTTTTATTTACACTTTCTCTATTTGTATCACCATATTATCTAATCTATAATTCTTTCTGCATGTGTATTAATAATTTGCTTAATCTTTACCCTGTAGACACTTTCTTTTTGAGACAAACTTTCATTGCAAGTACAGACATTTATTTCCTTTGGAAAATGCCTATAATTGACCAATATAGTAGAAATGTATTGACAATAATCTATATCTACGCAAACTGCAATCGAGAAAAGTTAAATCATATACGCGAAAAAAGTTATTCATATATTCGAGGTAAATTATGTATGACCTGTAGGGTATCACATCGCAGTACTTCGCCATATCATACTGAGTATATTCGATGTATGTGCACGTGCGTAATGGAAGAAATTACACAGAAACTGTAGGGATCAACAGCAGTGAATTGTCGAATTTTACTCATAACAGCTGTTCTTTGATCCGAAGGTTCCAGATAATTATTTAAGTGTTACTGTACCATATCTTCCTCATCCCTCCAGAAACTTGTAGAACGGACCAGACTTCACTACCACAACCCGCTGAACCCCCGGGATCCCAAAGCACCACAAGTGATGCAGAATCCTCCAGAACCACCTTCAAACTTTTTCCTCGTCACCTATATATTAACACCAATTCCAGCGAAGTGTGAAATATCCTAAAACATTCTCTATCAATCAAACGTTCATACTTGGTTACAGCGGCCCTCCTTATCATTCTCACTCTTAGCTAATTCCCACGACCATTCCCCTGATTCCATTTTCCAGCTGCGAGGCTACTCATTCAGTCGCTCGTACTaactatcaaatcaagaaatggTTAAGGCTACGAGGTTCGTCTTCATGAGCTTGCTGGTTTTAGCAGCAGTTGCAGCCCTTTTACCTGAGCAAGCCGAGGCATTGATGCCCTACTCTCCCCGTTCCTTCTGGGACATGATGCTTCCAAACGAAGACCCTTTTAGAATCTTGGAGCACAGCCCTTTAACGGTCCCCAAAGGGGTGGAGACGCTGGCCTTGGCACGCGCTGACTGGAAGGAGACGGCGAAGGAGCACGTGATCTCGCTAGACGTTCCAGGGATTAAGAAGGAGGAGGTCAAGATTGAGGTGGAAGACAACAGGGTTTTGAGGGTGAGCGGAGAGAGGAAAACTGAAGAGGAAGTTGAAGGGGATACATGGCACAGGGCTGAGAGGACTGTTGGCAAGTTCTGGAGGCAGTTTAGGCTGCCTGGCAATGCTGACTTGGATAAGGTGCAAGCCCATCTTGAAAATGGGGTGCTGGAAATTGTTGTGCCAAAGTTGGCTGGGGAGAAAAAGAAGCAGCCTAAGGTGATCAGTATCGCTGAGGAAGCCGGGAGCAATACGGGCGTGGATGTCAAGGCCCAAAGGGATGAGATGTAATCATGTCAGCGCCAAAAATATCATAGTCACTGGCGTTTCGTGAACTTGCTGGTTTCTGGTTGCCTTCGAGTGGTCTCGGGTTATCAACTGGAAAGCTGAATAGTAGATCGCGTAATTGGGTGTTTGTATGTTGAAAATGTAACGTGTTTGTAATTTACCGATCATGAAATAAAGTTAGTAGCTTTACGCTAATCTCATCATGGtgtttttgaatttctttgcTGTGGATGGATGAAGATTTTGATGCTGCTATACGATCTCCATTCATGTTCTTTACCTTCCTTGATCCCCACCCCccaacacccaaaaaaaaaaaaccagatgAGTGCACTGTCATGTTGGAAGGGTGCATTGCACGTTTatgtgaattttttaaagaagtGATAAATGGTAAAAGATAAGGGTTGAATTCTTGACATTTCACTCTACCAAGTTTTAAGGATTTGGTGATGGTCCGCGTGATTTTTTTACTCGTCTCTTGAACTTATCAAAATATTATATTGATCACCTTTAATTATGAAGTTAGTGTTTATCAAGcttttgtttctcttttctcaGGGTTTGTTAACTTGAGCTTTtgcacaaaatttttgaaaataaacaaataactaGTTTTGTATCCATTCGTTGAATGGAAATtgtctaaaaataataaattatttagtgtagtttataaaaatattttcataAAA containing:
- the LOC113731964 gene encoding 22.0 kDa class IV heat shock protein; translation: MVKATRFVFMSLLVLAAVAALLPEQAEALMPYSPRSFWDMMLPNEDPFRILEHSPLTVPKGVETLALARADWKETAKEHVISLDVPGIKKEEVKIEVEDNRVLRVSGERKTEEEVEGDTWHRAERTVGKFWRQFRLPGNADLDKVQAHLENGVLEIVVPKLAGEKKKQPKVISIAEEAGSNTGVDVKAQRDEM